A window of Candidatus Vicinibacter proximus contains these coding sequences:
- the uvrA gene encoding excinuclease ABC subunit UvrA produces MKQQEEFEFIEVYGAKEHNLKDVSVKIPRNEMVVITGISGSGKSSLAFDTIYAEGQRRYMETFSHYARQFIGSIERPDVEKIDGLSPVISIEQKTTGWNPRSTVGTTTEIYDLLRLLFARAADAYSHATGKKMVRYTEDQMISFIFEKFDQKHISILAPLVRARKGHYRELFDQVRKQGFNKMRVDGQVIDLKPGLQLDRFKTHDIEVVIDRIQVIKEREERLNYSLATALKMGNDVVFIQDQDNSELFPFSKRLMDPLTGLSYDEPSPNTFSFNSPYGACPECKGLGQIHEADLDQIIPDDAKSISELGIVPLGEVRDTLTYKQLKQIADRYKFNYQTPIKKIPKKALDTILYGGDDSFPAPPGSTWFEGTYHLAYEGLCNMLKRWYKDTSSEKIRQFAEDFMSIQDCPACGGTRLKKDSLFFKIDEKNIAELARLDISDLMKWFDGLENRLSDRQKLISKDIIKEIKIRLDFLLYVGLDYLSLDRPTMSLSGGESQRTRLATQIGSQLTGITYILDEPSIGLHQRDNHRLIKSLRELTQIGNTVIVVEHDKDIMMACDYIIDLGPGAGKHGGDIVSQGIPSEFIKDQNSLTASYLSGKASIEIPTQRRKGNGQYLSLIGAKGHNLKNLSIKFPLGCFICVTGVSGSGKSSLINETLYPILREYFYNSLQKPLSFDKIEGLEHLDKVVEVDQNPIGRTPRSNPATYTGVFTEIRNLFSNHPESKIRGYKPGRFSFNVSGGRCEVCEGGGMRIIEMNFLPDVQVHCESCHGKRYNRETLEVLYKGKSIGDVLDMTVEEATEFFEHLPAIYRKLKTLRDVGLDYITLGQQATTLSGGEAQRVKLAEELSKRDTGKTLYILDEPTTGLHFEDIKHLLNVLQKLVDRGNTVMVIEHNLDVIKVADVVLDLGPEGGKHGGKVVAYGSPEQVAKVKESFTGQYLAEELNMKKAAVK; encoded by the coding sequence ATGAAGCAGCAGGAAGAGTTCGAATTTATTGAAGTTTATGGAGCAAAGGAGCACAATCTGAAAGATGTGTCGGTCAAAATCCCCAGAAATGAAATGGTAGTTATTACAGGCATTTCTGGAAGTGGAAAATCCTCTTTGGCATTTGATACTATTTATGCAGAAGGTCAGCGCCGTTACATGGAAACTTTTTCCCATTATGCCAGGCAATTTATTGGCTCCATTGAAAGGCCGGATGTGGAAAAAATTGATGGACTAAGTCCTGTTATTTCCATCGAGCAAAAGACTACTGGGTGGAATCCAAGATCAACAGTTGGTACCACAACTGAAATATATGATTTATTGAGGTTGTTGTTTGCAAGAGCGGCTGATGCTTACTCCCATGCAACTGGTAAAAAGATGGTGAGGTACACAGAAGATCAAATGATTTCCTTTATTTTCGAAAAGTTCGATCAAAAGCACATTTCTATCCTTGCACCTTTGGTCAGGGCAAGGAAGGGGCATTATCGTGAGCTATTTGATCAAGTGAGAAAGCAGGGATTCAATAAGATGAGAGTGGATGGTCAAGTGATTGATCTCAAACCCGGACTCCAATTGGACAGGTTTAAAACACATGACATTGAAGTAGTTATTGATCGTATTCAAGTTATAAAAGAGAGAGAAGAAAGGCTTAATTATAGTCTTGCTACAGCATTGAAAATGGGTAATGATGTTGTATTTATTCAAGATCAGGATAATTCAGAATTATTTCCTTTTAGTAAACGACTGATGGATCCACTTACAGGACTATCTTACGATGAACCATCTCCAAATACTTTTTCATTTAACTCCCCATATGGAGCATGTCCGGAGTGTAAAGGTCTTGGACAGATACATGAAGCAGACTTAGATCAGATCATACCCGATGACGCGAAATCTATTTCAGAATTAGGGATTGTTCCACTCGGTGAAGTACGAGATACTCTAACCTATAAACAACTAAAACAAATAGCTGACCGATATAAATTCAATTACCAAACCCCAATTAAAAAAATTCCTAAAAAGGCCCTGGATACTATCTTATACGGAGGAGATGATAGTTTTCCTGCACCACCAGGTTCAACCTGGTTTGAAGGTACTTATCACTTAGCTTATGAAGGTTTATGTAACATGTTGAAAAGGTGGTATAAAGATACCAGTTCGGAGAAAATCAGGCAGTTTGCAGAAGATTTTATGTCCATCCAGGATTGTCCGGCTTGTGGGGGAACGAGGCTAAAAAAGGATTCTTTGTTTTTTAAGATTGATGAAAAAAACATTGCAGAATTAGCCAGATTGGATATTTCAGATCTGATGAAATGGTTTGATGGATTGGAGAATAGATTATCTGACAGACAAAAGTTAATCAGTAAAGACATTATAAAGGAAATCAAAATACGATTGGATTTTTTGTTGTACGTCGGATTAGATTATCTTTCATTAGACCGTCCAACAATGAGCCTTTCTGGTGGAGAGTCCCAGAGGACCAGATTAGCCACCCAAATAGGATCGCAACTCACAGGTATAACCTACATCCTGGATGAACCCTCCATTGGACTGCATCAAAGAGACAACCACAGATTAATTAAATCGCTTCGGGAATTAACCCAAATTGGCAATACTGTAATAGTAGTCGAACATGACAAAGACATCATGATGGCATGTGATTACATCATTGATTTGGGTCCGGGTGCTGGAAAGCATGGTGGGGATATAGTTTCACAAGGAATTCCCTCAGAGTTTATTAAGGATCAGAATTCCCTAACTGCAAGTTATCTTTCCGGTAAAGCTTCAATAGAGATACCAACGCAAAGAAGAAAAGGAAATGGTCAGTATTTAAGCTTAATTGGGGCAAAGGGACATAATTTGAAGAATTTGAGTATAAAATTTCCCTTGGGATGTTTCATTTGTGTAACTGGGGTATCCGGAAGCGGAAAGTCAAGCCTGATCAACGAGACTCTTTATCCAATTCTAAGAGAGTATTTTTACAACAGCCTTCAAAAGCCATTATCCTTTGATAAAATTGAAGGGTTGGAGCATTTGGATAAAGTGGTTGAGGTTGATCAAAATCCTATTGGTAGAACACCCAGATCAAATCCTGCAACCTATACAGGCGTTTTCACTGAGATCAGGAATCTTTTTTCGAATCACCCCGAATCTAAAATACGGGGCTATAAACCAGGAAGATTCTCTTTCAATGTATCCGGAGGACGTTGTGAAGTTTGTGAAGGTGGAGGAATGAGAATCATTGAAATGAATTTTCTTCCCGATGTCCAGGTACATTGTGAAAGTTGTCATGGTAAGCGTTACAACCGAGAAACACTTGAAGTATTGTATAAAGGAAAATCAATCGGTGATGTATTAGATATGACTGTAGAAGAAGCCACCGAATTTTTTGAGCATTTGCCTGCCATTTATCGAAAATTAAAAACATTAAGGGATGTTGGTCTCGATTATATCACTTTAGGACAACAGGCAACAACGTTGTCAGGCGGAGAAGCCCAACGCGTTAAATTGGCTGAAGAGCTTTCTAAAAGGGATACCGGAAAGACATTATATATTTTAGATGAACCAACAACCGGATTGCATTTTGAAGATATCAAACATTTACTAAATGTCCTTCAAAAACTAGTGGATAGAGGAAATACCGTCATGGTAATAGAGCACAATCTGGATGTCATTAAAGTAGCGGATGTTGTTCTGGATTTAGGGCCTGAGGGAGGAAAACATGGGGGAAAGGTTGTTGCCTATGGGTCACCTGAACAAGTTGCAAAGGTGAAGGAATCTTTTACAGGACAATATTTAGCTGAAGAATTAAATATGAAAAAAGCCGCTGTAAAATAG
- a CDS encoding hypoxanthine phosphoribosyltransferase — protein sequence MIEVSKLDFDLLIPKEIIDQKVVNLAKEIDNFYTSNNTNPVPIIIMDGAFIFAADLLRHMTLDLNPVFTKISSYSGIHQEKIIQFKETDFTFLQNQSVLIIEDILDSGNTMTAFLELIKKFGINDIKICSLLVKPEILRKDVKVDWFGFEISPLFVIGYGMDYNGYGRGLADIYQLHID from the coding sequence ATGATAGAGGTTAGTAAATTAGATTTTGATCTGCTAATTCCAAAAGAAATAATTGACCAAAAAGTTGTCAACCTCGCTAAAGAAATTGACAATTTTTATACATCAAATAATACAAACCCTGTACCCATAATAATTATGGACGGGGCTTTCATTTTTGCAGCTGACTTATTAAGACACATGACTTTAGATCTGAATCCTGTGTTTACAAAAATCTCTTCCTATTCGGGAATTCACCAAGAGAAAATAATTCAATTCAAAGAAACTGATTTTACATTTTTACAAAATCAATCAGTTTTAATCATTGAAGATATTTTAGACAGTGGAAATACTATGACAGCCTTTCTTGAATTAATAAAAAAATTTGGCATAAATGATATAAAAATATGCTCACTTCTTGTTAAACCAGAAATACTTAGGAAGGATGTAAAAGTTGATTGGTTCGGTTTTGAAATTTCGCCCTTATTTGTTATAGGGTATGGTATGGATTACAACGGTTATGGAAGAGGTTTAGCAGATATTTATCAGTTGCATATAGATTAA
- a CDS encoding GMC family oxidoreductase N-terminal domain-containing protein codes for MQVKFDYIIIGAGSAGCILANRLSEHPKIKVLLVEAGPKTSNQLIKIPAAFSELFLSKYDWKDYSIPQKGLNGQRMYSPRGKLVGGCSNINAMIFTRPHPDDLSEWESGGAKGWKWANCKEHMIKVEKTLGFSHDLRQEAKSAERYYLHPLSKSFLESARTLGYPVHEPVSTVQFGVMPFLKNIQNGKRKSASDAYLRPIEHRQNLVLTTQAWVEKVEISNHRAKSIVLSIKGNKYSIEVEREIIISAGAFQSPAILERSGIGDPDLLANLEIPIVKADQNVGNNLQDHLVCGFGFRVDPHKSLDILNEPLGKFNEAVKYIFGKNSALSSNVAEAGGFTKPIEKDSRPEIQFHFGPLFFIKHGFIRPGGNGFSLGPMLLHPKSRGSVHITSTKEKDQVCIDPKYYSHESDLKMMITGLKEALNICNQAPLKNYISRIEIPKIEPENDDDYLDLIREYSQTLYHPVGTCAMSDLSHGVIDSKLRVKGIEGLRVVDGSSIPVITSSNTQGVIMMLAEKAAELIKEASE; via the coding sequence ATGCAAGTGAAATTTGATTATATCATTATAGGTGCGGGTTCAGCTGGATGTATTCTAGCTAATAGGCTAAGCGAACATCCCAAAATTAAAGTTTTGCTGGTGGAAGCTGGGCCAAAGACATCAAATCAATTGATTAAAATTCCCGCTGCATTTTCTGAATTATTTCTTAGCAAATATGATTGGAAGGATTATTCGATTCCGCAGAAAGGCTTAAATGGCCAGCGTATGTATAGTCCAAGGGGTAAATTAGTCGGAGGATGCAGCAACATAAATGCAATGATATTTACCAGGCCACACCCGGATGATTTATCGGAATGGGAATCTGGTGGCGCCAAAGGATGGAAGTGGGCGAATTGCAAGGAGCATATGATCAAAGTAGAAAAAACTCTAGGATTTTCTCACGATCTTAGGCAAGAAGCGAAATCTGCTGAACGCTATTATTTGCATCCTCTAAGTAAATCTTTCCTCGAATCAGCCAGGACATTAGGTTACCCTGTTCATGAGCCAGTTTCAACGGTGCAATTTGGTGTCATGCCTTTTCTAAAAAATATTCAAAATGGAAAAAGGAAATCTGCATCTGACGCGTATTTGAGACCTATAGAGCATCGTCAAAATTTGGTTTTGACTACACAGGCTTGGGTTGAAAAGGTTGAAATAAGTAATCACCGAGCAAAAAGTATTGTCTTATCTATAAAGGGTAATAAATATTCTATCGAAGTTGAAAGAGAAATCATTATTTCAGCTGGAGCTTTTCAATCACCAGCAATTCTGGAAAGATCGGGAATAGGGGATCCCGATTTGCTTGCAAATTTGGAAATTCCAATAGTAAAAGCAGATCAAAATGTTGGGAATAACCTACAAGACCATCTGGTATGTGGTTTTGGTTTTAGGGTAGACCCGCATAAGTCTCTGGATATTTTAAATGAACCATTAGGAAAGTTTAATGAAGCAGTTAAATATATATTTGGAAAAAATTCTGCTTTAAGTAGCAATGTTGCAGAGGCAGGAGGATTTACTAAGCCAATTGAGAAAGATAGCCGACCAGAAATTCAGTTTCATTTTGGACCCTTATTTTTCATAAAGCATGGATTTATCAGACCAGGAGGAAATGGCTTTAGTCTTGGACCTATGTTGCTTCATCCAAAAAGTAGGGGATCTGTACACATTACTTCTACCAAAGAAAAGGATCAAGTTTGTATTGATCCTAAATATTATAGCCATGAATCTGATCTAAAGATGATGATTACCGGCTTAAAAGAAGCTTTGAATATATGCAATCAAGCACCATTAAAAAATTATATCAGTCGAATTGAGATTCCCAAAATTGAACCTGAAAATGACGATGATTACTTGGATTTGATTAGGGAATACAGCCAAACTCTTTATCACCCTGTTGGAACTTGTGCGATGTCTGATCTGTCTCATGGAGTAATTGATTCCAAACTTAGAGTCAAAGGAATTGAGGGACTGAGAGTGGTGGATGGTTCCTCCATCCCTGTTATAACAAGTAGTAACACTCAGGGGGTGATTATGATGCTTGCAGAGAAAGCAGCAGAATTGATTAAAGAGGCAAGTGAATAA
- the mscL gene encoding large conductance mechanosensitive channel protein MscL — protein sequence MFKEFKEFALKGNLIDIAVGLVMATAFTSIVTSFVDGMFMPLVAKIFQLGDYKEAKIVLDEAVLSTEGKVIKPENAIFYGNFFSAIINFVIIAFFMFSIVKLMNSMKKEEAAAPAGPTSESLLTEIRDLLSKK from the coding sequence ATGTTTAAGGAATTCAAAGAATTTGCGTTAAAGGGAAACCTAATTGACATTGCTGTTGGTTTGGTAATGGCCACTGCGTTTACGAGTATTGTGACATCTTTTGTGGATGGGATGTTTATGCCACTGGTAGCCAAGATTTTTCAATTAGGTGACTATAAAGAGGCAAAAATAGTTCTTGATGAAGCTGTATTAAGTACTGAAGGAAAAGTTATAAAACCTGAGAATGCAATTTTTTATGGTAACTTTTTTTCTGCAATCATTAACTTCGTCATTATTGCTTTTTTTATGTTTTCTATTGTTAAGTTAATGAATTCCATGAAAAAAGAAGAAGCTGCTGCCCCTGCAGGCCCCACATCCGAAAGTCTATTGACTGAAATCAGAGACCTTTTGTCAAAAAAATAG
- a CDS encoding tetratricopeptide repeat protein, with the protein MKQDFDFKRDVVDLSFVKPVLIDFWADWCGPCKTLGPILEELYIEDKGKWELIKIDTEEHQEIASYFKIQSIPHCKLIYEGKIADEFSGAQTKATVRKFLDKNLSLLLNEETEPVDEGFIQLMSNQKNIPDPEFMQELEKFIYSFPDHQQANIAYAKHEIFFEPEKAMHRISIGEDKKTLLELKEDFEVIRSFMGTEFDLNSKSGELLNLIKLNLLSGQAQLAIDNIIESVSKDINYLDGIARKLGIALFHIWGQQANITKENRKLFDMAIW; encoded by the coding sequence ATGAAACAGGATTTTGATTTTAAAAGGGATGTAGTTGACTTGAGTTTTGTCAAACCGGTTTTAATTGATTTTTGGGCAGACTGGTGCGGACCATGTAAAACACTTGGTCCAATATTGGAAGAATTGTATATTGAGGATAAAGGTAAATGGGAACTAATTAAAATCGATACAGAAGAACATCAGGAAATTGCCAGTTATTTTAAGATACAGAGCATTCCACATTGCAAACTCATTTATGAAGGAAAAATTGCAGATGAATTTTCAGGAGCTCAGACGAAAGCAACTGTAAGAAAGTTTTTGGATAAAAACTTATCTTTATTATTGAATGAAGAAACTGAACCTGTTGATGAAGGATTTATTCAGTTAATGAGCAACCAAAAAAATATTCCTGATCCTGAATTCATGCAGGAACTTGAAAAATTTATATATTCCTTTCCGGATCATCAACAAGCAAATATAGCATATGCGAAACATGAAATTTTCTTTGAACCTGAAAAGGCAATGCATAGAATAAGTATTGGAGAGGATAAAAAAACTCTACTTGAATTAAAGGAAGACTTTGAAGTGATCAGAAGTTTTATGGGTACTGAATTTGATCTTAATTCCAAGTCAGGGGAATTATTGAATTTAATAAAACTGAATTTACTATCCGGGCAAGCACAATTGGCCATTGATAATATCATAGAATCAGTTTCAAAGGACATTAATTATTTGGATGGAATAGCACGAAAATTGGGCATAGCACTATTTCATATTTGGGGGCAACAAGCGAATATCACTAAAGAAAATAGGAAACTTTTTGATATGGCTATTTGGTAG
- a CDS encoding energy transducer TonB translates to MKTFFNSSLPLDELVFENRNKGYGAYLLRKSYADHLLIGIVGSSILVIGFFLLLSMSLTKNDEQNSILKYFPPIELQDFDVIIPVRPNNPIKSYSNAKSFTHSDPIKVVSDEEIIEEKKELSNENVKLFDGVLFGSESSASGVIDGDAFSVENETRFSVDDEPLKYADEMPIFNGGLVEMYKYLSRNIKYPVIARENGIEGIVIVNFVIDPFGKVSNVRAIRTIGGGCDEEAVRVISAMPNWIPGRNHGKTVSVSYSLPIKFKIEF, encoded by the coding sequence ATGAAAACCTTTTTTAACTCAAGCCTGCCATTAGACGAGCTGGTATTTGAAAATCGCAACAAGGGATACGGTGCGTATTTGCTCAGGAAATCTTATGCAGATCATTTATTAATTGGAATTGTTGGTTCTTCGATTTTGGTAATTGGGTTTTTTCTTTTACTCAGTATGAGTTTGACTAAAAATGATGAACAAAACTCTATTCTAAAGTACTTTCCGCCAATAGAACTGCAGGATTTTGATGTGATTATTCCTGTAAGACCCAATAATCCCATTAAATCATATTCAAATGCGAAAAGTTTCACCCATTCTGATCCGATAAAAGTTGTGAGCGATGAGGAAATTATAGAGGAAAAGAAAGAATTGTCTAATGAAAATGTTAAACTTTTTGATGGAGTATTATTTGGCAGTGAGAGTTCCGCTTCAGGAGTAATTGATGGAGATGCATTTTCAGTTGAGAATGAAACAAGATTTTCTGTTGATGACGAACCTTTGAAATATGCAGATGAGATGCCCATATTTAATGGTGGTTTAGTTGAAATGTACAAATATTTGTCACGAAATATAAAGTACCCTGTGATAGCGAGGGAAAATGGAATTGAAGGTATCGTCATAGTAAATTTTGTAATCGATCCTTTTGGGAAAGTAAGTAATGTACGCGCCATAAGGACAATTGGAGGTGGTTGTGATGAGGAAGCGGTGCGGGTTATTTCAGCTATGCCCAATTGGATACCCGGAAGAAATCACGGTAAAACTGTATCGGTCAGTTACTCATTACCAATAAAATTCAAAATTGAATTTTAG
- a CDS encoding aconitate hydratase, with protein sequence MSQPFDFDLLKKHYENFSNKVKTVRSVLGRPLSLSEKILYGHLHPESPIQEYVRGKDYVFFAPDRVAMQDATAQMALLQFMTCGKAKTSVPSTVHCDHLILAKDGADQDLKTSNIENAEVFEFLKSISTKYGIGFWKPGAGIIHQIVLENYAFPGGMMIGTDSHTPNAGGLGMVAIGVGGADAVDVMSGMPWELKMPKLIGVKLTGALNGWTSAKDVILKVAGILTVKGGTGAIVEYFGEGARSLSCTGKGTICNMGAEIGATTSTFGYDESMAKYLQATGRSSVAELCNQIASELTGDPECYASPEKYFDQVIHIDLSTLEPHVNGPYTPDLAWPISEFAKAVKENNYPEKLDVGLIGSCTNSSYEDLSRAASLARQAVEKKLKVKSEFTVTPGSEQIRYTIERDGLLTDFEKMGGVVLANACGPCIGQWSRHNVDPSRKNSIITSFNRNFSKRNDGNANTHAFVASPEIVTALSIAGTLSFNPLTDTLENEEGLQVRLDPPVGHELPPKGFDVEDAGYVAPAENGHEIQINISPTSKRLQILEPFKPILSGQLKGMRVLIKAKGKCTTDHISMAGPWLEFRGHLENISNNCLIGATNYFNGEANKVLNLHKNEYMGVPESARTYKANGISTVVVGEENYGEGSSREHAAMEPRHLGVMAVIVKSFARIHETNLKKQGMLALTFAQPTDYELIRQDDLLEIKGYENMTPGKQLELILNHSDGHVDTILLNHTYNQQQIEWLVEGSALNKIRKELI encoded by the coding sequence ATGTCACAACCGTTTGATTTTGATCTATTAAAAAAGCATTATGAAAACTTTAGTAATAAGGTTAAAACTGTAAGATCTGTATTAGGCAGACCATTAAGCCTGAGTGAGAAAATCCTTTATGGTCATCTCCATCCCGAGTCTCCTATCCAAGAATATGTTAGAGGTAAAGATTATGTCTTTTTTGCTCCTGACAGGGTGGCAATGCAAGATGCAACAGCACAAATGGCTCTACTTCAATTTATGACGTGTGGTAAGGCAAAGACTTCTGTACCCAGTACAGTCCATTGCGATCATTTAATTTTAGCAAAGGATGGGGCAGACCAGGATCTTAAAACCTCAAATATTGAAAATGCAGAGGTTTTCGAATTTTTGAAAAGCATTTCAACAAAATATGGAATTGGTTTTTGGAAACCCGGCGCAGGGATTATTCATCAGATCGTACTAGAGAATTATGCATTTCCCGGAGGAATGATGATTGGAACAGATTCCCACACACCAAATGCTGGAGGATTAGGTATGGTAGCCATTGGAGTAGGAGGTGCGGATGCAGTAGATGTAATGTCTGGAATGCCCTGGGAATTGAAAATGCCGAAACTCATTGGGGTAAAATTAACAGGGGCACTAAATGGTTGGACATCTGCAAAAGATGTCATTCTTAAAGTTGCAGGAATACTGACGGTAAAAGGAGGCACAGGAGCAATTGTAGAATACTTTGGGGAGGGCGCAAGATCTCTTTCCTGTACAGGTAAAGGAACCATCTGTAATATGGGTGCAGAAATCGGAGCCACAACATCTACTTTTGGTTATGATGAATCTATGGCCAAATACCTTCAGGCAACCGGGAGGTCTTCTGTTGCCGAACTTTGTAATCAAATAGCAAGTGAACTTACAGGTGATCCCGAATGCTATGCTTCTCCAGAAAAATATTTTGATCAAGTCATTCATATTGATCTTTCTACCCTTGAGCCACATGTGAATGGGCCGTATACCCCAGATCTTGCTTGGCCTATCTCCGAATTTGCAAAAGCTGTTAAGGAAAATAATTACCCTGAAAAACTTGATGTTGGTTTGATTGGGTCGTGTACAAATTCTTCCTATGAGGACTTATCCAGAGCTGCTTCCTTAGCCCGTCAGGCGGTTGAAAAGAAATTAAAGGTTAAATCAGAGTTCACCGTAACTCCGGGGTCAGAACAAATTCGCTATACAATTGAAAGGGATGGATTACTTACGGACTTTGAAAAAATGGGTGGTGTCGTTCTCGCAAATGCGTGTGGTCCTTGTATTGGTCAATGGTCCAGGCATAATGTAGACCCTTCCAGAAAGAATTCTATCATAACTTCCTTCAATAGAAACTTTTCGAAAAGGAATGATGGAAATGCAAATACCCACGCTTTTGTGGCTTCCCCTGAAATTGTAACAGCTCTTTCTATCGCCGGCACCTTAAGTTTTAATCCTTTGACGGATACTTTAGAAAACGAAGAGGGGCTTCAGGTGAGACTTGATCCACCTGTTGGGCATGAACTTCCACCAAAAGGATTCGATGTGGAGGACGCAGGGTATGTTGCCCCCGCTGAAAATGGACATGAAATTCAAATCAACATCAGTCCAACAAGTAAGAGACTTCAAATTTTAGAACCTTTCAAGCCCATCTTATCTGGCCAATTAAAGGGAATGCGAGTGCTTATCAAGGCGAAAGGAAAATGTACTACCGATCATATCTCAATGGCAGGGCCATGGCTTGAATTTAGAGGGCATTTAGAAAATATATCAAATAATTGTCTGATTGGAGCTACAAACTATTTCAACGGTGAGGCTAACAAAGTACTCAATCTGCACAAAAATGAATATATGGGGGTCCCTGAATCTGCTCGAACGTATAAAGCAAATGGAATTAGCACAGTAGTTGTTGGGGAGGAAAATTACGGGGAAGGGTCTTCCAGAGAACATGCAGCTATGGAACCAAGACATCTGGGCGTAATGGCTGTTATTGTAAAATCATTTGCAAGGATTCACGAGACAAATTTGAAAAAACAAGGAATGCTTGCCTTAACTTTTGCCCAACCTACTGACTATGAATTAATCAGACAGGATGATCTATTAGAAATTAAAGGTTACGAGAACATGACCCCCGGAAAGCAACTGGAATTGATTTTGAATCATTCTGATGGGCATGTAGATACGATTTTATTAAATCATACCTATAACCAGCAACAGATCGAATGGCTGGTTGAAGGATCTGCATTAAATAAAATTAGGAAAGAACTCATCTGA
- a CDS encoding methylated-DNA--[protein]-cysteine S-methyltransferase yields MHKFQILNPLEIPGNIQYQSGLCKYGPLSVSFFENGLLNCHFMEEEKFIIQMNNEFPNTRFTPVENNGYRKIIDFIEGKTDTSFDLLIRGTEFQLAVWNQLLEITRGQTLSYKNLAARSGYPNAIRAVGAAVGANSFAFLVPCHRILYSNGNTGHYRWGSELKIRILEDEIPGLILKYSKTLFDDRG; encoded by the coding sequence ATGCATAAATTTCAAATTCTTAATCCTCTGGAGATACCTGGAAACATACAGTATCAATCAGGACTTTGTAAATATGGACCATTGAGTGTTTCTTTTTTTGAAAATGGATTGCTAAATTGTCATTTCATGGAAGAAGAAAAATTTATTATTCAAATGAATAATGAATTCCCGAATACTCGATTTACTCCAGTTGAGAATAATGGTTATCGGAAAATTATTGATTTTATCGAAGGCAAAACCGATACCTCTTTTGATTTACTTATCCGAGGCACTGAATTTCAATTGGCTGTTTGGAATCAACTTTTAGAAATTACAAGGGGTCAAACTTTGAGTTATAAAAATTTGGCAGCACGTTCTGGATATCCCAATGCCATAAGAGCAGTTGGTGCAGCTGTGGGAGCAAATTCTTTTGCCTTTCTCGTTCCTTGCCACAGAATACTTTATTCAAATGGAAATACAGGCCATTATCGGTGGGGTAGCGAATTGAAAATTAGGATCCTGGAAGATGAAATTCCAGGATTAATTTTAAAATATTCCAAAACACTTTTTGATGATAGAGGTTAG